The following DNA comes from Spirochaetaceae bacterium.
TCCATAAATCCGCTAACTGCTGGCCTTCGCTAACTGTTACAGCAACCGGCTCGTCTATCTTCTTTTTAAAAAGTGCCATTACTTATATTATCTGCTACAGTTTTAACTTTCTTTATTTTTTTGTTAGCAGCCTTGCTACTTATTTATTAATTACCGCCTCGTTTATGGCCTAAAAGCTAATAAACTCGTCATCATCAATAGTAACAGCCGCTGATGGAGCAGGAGTTGGCTTATTAACCTGTGCACTTGGTTTAGCTGCCGCTACGGGTTTAGGGTTGGCGGCGACCGATTTATCAATATTAAGCTTGGGTTTAGCGGCAGCCGGTTTAGCTTTAGCGGCAGGCGCCGGCACAGGGCTAACCTTTACCGCCGGTTGCACTTTGAGCGAGGCCGAAGCCGATGTAGTTACCGGTAACGCTTTAATGGTTTGGCTTTGGCCGGCCGCACCGGCAGTTATTTTAAAAAAGGCCAACTCATTTTTAACCATATTTACTTGCTGGTTAAGTAAATCGCTACTGCTGGCCAACTCTTCGGCGCTAAGGGCGCCGTTATGGGTTATTTCGTTAAGCTGTAAAACGGCCTTGCCTATTTGGTCTATACCAATTTCTTGCTGCTGGTTGGCTTTAGATAAATCTTTAATAATTTCGGCCACTTGCTGAATTTCCGGCGTAATGTTACTCACCAGCTGGCCGGCTTTTTGAGCTATTTGTACACTGCTGATGGAAAGCTCATCTATCTCTTTGGCGCTAAGGGCGCTGCGCTCGGCCAGCTTACGCACTTCGCCGGCAACCACCGCAAAGCCGCGTCCGGCATCACCGGCACGAGCCGCCTCGATGGCGGCATTAAGGGCCAGCAAATTGGTTTGGCTGGCAATGTCTTCAATTACTCTAATTCTCTCGGCAATGCTATTCATGGCCGTTACCGTTTCCTTAACGGCATCGCTGCTTTGCAGCGAATTTTCGACAATCCCGCGCGATATTTCATCAACAAATTTAGCATTACTGGCCGTTTTGGCAATGGTAGCGCCCATTTCTTCCATACTAGCGCTTACCTCGTCTACGGTGGCGGCCTGCTCGCTGCTGTCGGCGGCTATACGGCCAGAGGTAGCATTAATTTTATCGCTGCCGCTGCTAACAGTTTCCATATTTTTTTGTATGTTATTTATTACCGTACCTAAATTATCTTTAAGATGGCCGGCGCTTTTAGCAATATCGCCTAGCTCATCGGTTTTAGCCTGTAGCTTAGCGCTTATAGTAAAACTTAAATCGCCGTTACTAAGTTTATTTAAACCATCTTTAATAGCAGAGATAGATTTAGTAATGTTATTGATAGTTAAAACAACCACCAAATTAATAATAAAAGTAATAAAAATAAGAATAGCCGCTAAAATAATATTAATTTCGCGAGTGGGAATATTTAAAACAGCTACGGGGATAGTAACCATAGCGGCCCAATAGTCGTAGATATAATTTAAATCGATAGGTACGACCACCATAACGGCCGTTTGACCGGTACGTGTATCGGTATACCTATGGCTTCTTACTTCGTCTAAAGCTACATAATGGGCTATTTCTCTGGTTAGCTCCGTTCCTACAGCATTACTAAGCGGCTCTATCGCTGCCCCTTGCCGGCCAATAATTAAGGTTCTGTCGCCGGTTATTAGGCCGGTGTAAATGTTTTGGCTTATACCGTTTATCTCCAGTTCCCTGCTCATAGCCAAATTTTGCAGCGAAGCTACCTTGCTAAAAACCATCGCACTGCCAATAAATTCATCGTCATCGTTAAAAACCGGCACCGAAACGGCCACCACTTGTTCGCCCCTAAA
Coding sequences within:
- a CDS encoding methyl-accepting chemotaxis protein — encoded protein: MNLKLSLRSKSLYAICGSIVLAFTIGIFVINFSVGRRTQESALAIAEGEASLIASFLENHFNSLSLYLDTIVFAIEANITTIAPQYRRDFATNIIESTFEMISDNSDYLDYFMFVMEPNALDGLDAEHIGLLGSDATGRYTLFLDIEGNIIDMRNEVFNDNMYAYADSRRLSWNSITNLFTFRGEQVVAVSVPVFNDDDEFIGSAMVFSKVASLQNLAMSRELEINGISQNIYTGLITGDRTLIIGRQGAAIEPLSNAVGTELTREIAHYVALDEVRSHRYTDTRTGQTAVMVVVPIDLNYIYDYWAAMVTIPVAVLNIPTREINIILAAILIFITFIINLVVVLTINNITKSISAIKDGLNKLSNGDLSFTISAKLQAKTDELGDIAKSAGHLKDNLGTVINNIQKNMETVSSGSDKINATSGRIAADSSEQAATVDEVSASMEEMGATIAKTASNAKFVDEISRGIVENSLQSSDAVKETVTAMNSIAERIRVIEDIASQTNLLALNAAIEAARAGDAGRGFAVVAGEVRKLAERSALSAKEIDELSISSVQIAQKAGQLVSNITPEIQQVAEIIKDLSKANQQQEIGIDQIGKAVLQLNEITHNGALSAEELASSSDLLNQQVNMVKNELAFFKITAGAAGQSQTIKALPVTTSASASLKVQPAVKVSPVPAPAAKAKPAAAKPKLNIDKSVAANPKPVAAAKPSAQVNKPTPAPSAAVTIDDDEFISF